A genomic region of Rhodococcus pyridinivorans contains the following coding sequences:
- a CDS encoding FecCD family ABC transporter permease: protein MPSASEKGRSAIGNSVWLLVLLGVLVLLVIASITIGSRNVDWADIVAALGGATDNIGQGAIAKRIPRTVLAMLVGAALGLAGAVMQGVTRNPLADPGILGVNMGASLAVVIGMAWFGLWTQTSMIWVAIIGAAAAAVFVYTIGSLGRGGATPLKLALAGAATSAALASFVTAVILPRGDIAGSVRSWQIGGVGGANFDAISQALPFFVLGFAVCLLSARSLNSLALGDDMAAGLGERVALARGIASLGAVLLCGAATAIAGPIAFVGLVVPHLCRLLIGIDNRWLLPFSALVGAGLLTAADVVGRIVARPAEIDVGIITALIGAPFFVYIVRRQKLREL, encoded by the coding sequence ATGCCGAGCGCCTCCGAGAAGGGGCGCTCGGCCATCGGCAATTCCGTCTGGCTTCTCGTTCTGCTCGGTGTGCTCGTCCTGCTGGTGATCGCATCGATCACGATCGGTTCGCGCAACGTCGACTGGGCCGACATCGTCGCGGCTCTCGGCGGCGCCACCGACAACATCGGTCAGGGCGCGATCGCCAAACGCATCCCGCGCACGGTGCTCGCGATGCTGGTCGGCGCTGCGCTCGGTCTCGCCGGCGCCGTGATGCAGGGGGTGACCCGTAATCCCTTGGCGGACCCGGGCATTCTCGGCGTCAACATGGGTGCCTCGCTCGCCGTCGTGATCGGCATGGCATGGTTCGGATTGTGGACGCAGACGTCGATGATCTGGGTCGCGATCATCGGTGCCGCCGCCGCTGCGGTGTTCGTCTACACGATCGGGTCGCTCGGGCGCGGGGGAGCGACACCCCTCAAGCTCGCCCTCGCCGGTGCCGCCACCTCGGCGGCGCTCGCGTCGTTCGTCACCGCAGTGATCCTGCCGCGCGGCGACATCGCCGGCAGCGTGCGGTCGTGGCAGATCGGCGGCGTGGGTGGAGCGAACTTCGACGCCATCTCCCAGGCGTTGCCGTTCTTCGTCCTCGGCTTCGCCGTCTGCCTGCTGTCGGCGCGCAGCCTCAATTCGCTCGCGCTCGGCGACGACATGGCCGCCGGTCTCGGCGAACGGGTCGCTCTCGCCCGCGGCATCGCCTCGCTCGGTGCGGTGCTGTTGTGCGGGGCGGCGACCGCCATCGCCGGCCCCATCGCGTTCGTCGGCCTCGTCGTGCCGCACCTGTGCCGGTTGCTCATCGGCATCGACAACCGGTGGTTGCTGCCGTTTTCCGCTCTCGTCGGCGCGGGATTGCTCACCGCCGCCGATGTCGTCGGCCGCATCGTGGCGCGACCCGCCGAAATCGACGTCGGCATCATCACCGCGCTCATCGGAGCGCCTTTCTTCGTGTACATCGTCCGACGGCAGAAACTGCGCGAACTGTGA
- a CDS encoding ABC transporter ATP-binding protein, whose amino-acid sequence MTAMHALIAENLELGYGNRTVVENLDLQVPPGRITCIVGANACGKSTLLRSMSRLLSPRGGHVLLDGKDVHRLPAKKLARTLGLLPQSPIAPEGIVVADLVGRGRHPHQRVLSRWSREDDAAVADALAATHTTELAERSVDELSGGQRQRVWIAMVLAQQTDLLLLDEPTTFLDVSHQVEVLDLLTDLNRDRGTTIVMVLHDLNLAARYADHLVAMADGSIYASGDPSEVLTGETVKAVFGLDSRVISDPVSGKPLVLPVGRHHIM is encoded by the coding sequence GTGACCGCAATGCACGCCCTGATCGCCGAGAACCTCGAACTCGGCTACGGCAACCGCACCGTCGTCGAGAACCTCGACCTGCAGGTGCCGCCGGGGCGGATCACGTGCATCGTCGGCGCCAACGCGTGCGGGAAATCGACGCTGCTGCGGTCGATGTCGCGACTGTTGTCGCCGCGCGGCGGCCACGTCCTGCTCGACGGCAAGGACGTCCACCGCTTGCCCGCCAAGAAGCTCGCCCGCACGCTCGGGCTGCTGCCGCAGTCGCCGATCGCCCCCGAGGGCATCGTCGTCGCCGATCTGGTGGGCCGCGGCCGGCATCCGCACCAGCGGGTGCTCTCGCGCTGGAGCCGGGAGGACGACGCGGCAGTGGCCGATGCGCTCGCCGCCACCCACACCACCGAACTCGCCGAGCGTTCCGTGGACGAACTGTCGGGCGGTCAGCGGCAGCGCGTGTGGATCGCGATGGTGCTCGCGCAGCAGACCGACCTGCTGCTACTCGACGAACCCACCACCTTCCTCGACGTCAGCCACCAGGTGGAGGTGCTCGACCTGCTCACCGACCTCAACCGCGACCGCGGGACAACCATCGTCATGGTCCTGCACGACCTCAACCTCGCCGCGCGCTACGCCGACCACCTCGTCGCGATGGCCGACGGCAGCATCTATGCGTCGGGGGATCCCTCCGAGGTGCTCACCGGGGAGACCGTGAAGGCGGTCTTCGGTCTGGACAGTCGCGTGATCTCCGATCCGGTCTCCGGCAAGCCGCTGGTGCTGCCGGTGGGTCGGCACCACATCATGTGA
- a CDS encoding FecCD family ABC transporter permease, whose protein sequence is MTATLETIDTGIDDLAASRIRRGRRRRLVIAVLATLVVAAFAASLMFGRTFYPPADVLRVVLGQDVAGANFTVGRLRLPRAVLAVVAGICFGLGGITFQTMLRNPLASPDIIGISSGASAAAAFAIIVLGLGGTGVSVVAIIAGLAVALLIYGLSYRGGVAGTRLILIGIGIAAMLDSVTSYLLSTAATWDLQETMRWLTGSLNGATWGATVPVVAALLVLGPVLLVQTRNLSMVQLGDDAAQALGVRVERTRVFAIVSPVGLIAFATAAAGPIAFVAFLSGPIAARIVGRGTSLFVPAALVGALLVLVADFVGQYAFGTRYPVGVVTGALGAPYLVYLIIRSNRAGGSL, encoded by the coding sequence GTGACCGCCACACTCGAGACCATCGACACCGGCATCGACGACCTCGCCGCGAGCCGGATACGGCGCGGACGCCGACGCCGTCTCGTCATCGCCGTGCTCGCAACCCTCGTGGTCGCGGCCTTCGCGGCGAGTCTGATGTTCGGCCGGACGTTCTATCCGCCCGCGGACGTGCTGCGCGTCGTCCTCGGACAGGACGTGGCCGGCGCGAACTTCACGGTCGGCCGCCTGAGGCTTCCCCGCGCGGTCCTCGCGGTGGTCGCCGGCATCTGTTTCGGCCTCGGTGGCATCACCTTCCAGACGATGCTGCGCAACCCGCTCGCGAGCCCCGACATCATCGGCATCAGCTCCGGCGCGAGCGCCGCGGCGGCCTTCGCCATCATCGTGCTCGGACTCGGTGGCACCGGGGTGTCGGTCGTCGCGATCATCGCCGGTCTCGCCGTGGCTCTCCTGATCTACGGACTGTCCTATCGCGGCGGGGTGGCGGGCACACGCCTGATCCTCATCGGCATCGGTATCGCCGCCATGCTCGACAGCGTCACCTCCTACCTGCTGAGCACCGCGGCGACCTGGGATCTGCAGGAGACGATGCGCTGGCTCACCGGCAGCCTCAACGGTGCGACGTGGGGTGCGACGGTGCCCGTCGTCGCCGCCCTCCTGGTGCTAGGGCCCGTGCTGCTCGTGCAGACACGCAACCTGTCGATGGTCCAGCTCGGCGACGATGCCGCGCAGGCACTCGGCGTGCGGGTCGAACGCACACGCGTGTTCGCGATCGTCTCCCCGGTCGGACTCATCGCGTTCGCGACCGCCGCGGCCGGACCCATCGCATTCGTCGCCTTCCTGTCCGGCCCGATCGCCGCGCGGATCGTGGGGCGGGGCACGTCGCTGTTCGTCCCGGCGGCACTCGTCGGGGCGCTGCTCGTGCTGGTCGCGGATTTCGTCGGCCAATACGCCTTCGGCACGCGCTACCCGGTGGGGGTGGTGACGGGTGCGCTCGGCGCGCCCTATCTCGTCTACCTCATCATTCGCTCCAACCGCGCGGGAGGCTCGCTGTGA